A window of Anaerolineae bacterium contains these coding sequences:
- a CDS encoding monovalent cation/H(+) antiporter subunit G — translation MAEIFTVVLLLIGALFMLIAGIGIVRMPDLYLRMSTTTKAATLGAGFILLGAAIYFNELGISSRAIATIIFLLITAPVAAHMLGRAAFFNGVPLWRGTLYNELRKRYDKPAHKLAGSTQFNAPKKETK, via the coding sequence ATGGCCGAGATATTTACGGTGGTGTTGTTATTGATCGGCGCGCTATTTATGCTGATTGCCGGTATCGGGATAGTGCGGATGCCCGACCTATATTTGCGTATGTCAACCACCACCAAAGCGGCCACGCTGGGCGCAGGTTTTATTTTGCTGGGCGCGGCCATTTATTTTAACGAGTTGGGCATTAGCAGCCGGGCCATAGCCACCATTATTTTTCTGCTGATTACCGCGCCCGTGGCCGCTCACATGCTGGGCCGGGCCGCCTTCTTTAACGGCGTGCCCTTGTGGCGGGGCACGCTCTACAACGAACTACGCAAACGTTATGATAAACCGGCCCATAAACTGGCCGGATCAACTCAATTTAATGCCCCAAAAAAGGAAACAAAATAA
- a CDS encoding Na+/H+ antiporter subunit E — MTGQFTLSNFVVGFGLGFALLWLSQRVVGRSVYFRKVPQIINFIGFFIWELILANLRVAYDVVTPRHYMRPGVVAIPLDVTRDAEIVLLANLITLTPGTLSLDISDDRRTLYVHAMHIDDLEQFRRDIKEGFERRVREVLA, encoded by the coding sequence CTGACCGGGCAATTTACCCTAAGTAACTTTGTGGTTGGGTTTGGCCTGGGCTTTGCGCTGCTGTGGCTTTCGCAGCGGGTGGTGGGACGTTCGGTTTACTTTCGTAAAGTGCCCCAGATTATTAACTTCATCGGCTTTTTTATCTGGGAATTGATTCTGGCGAACCTGCGCGTGGCCTATGATGTGGTGACCCCCCGCCATTACATGCGGCCCGGCGTGGTCGCCATCCCCCTGGATGTGACCCGCGACGCCGAAATTGTCCTGCTGGCAAACCTGATCACCTTAACGCCCGGTACGCTCAGCCTGGATATTTCGGATGACCGGCGCACGCTCTACGTCCACGCCATGCACATTGATGACCTTGAGCAATTCCGGCGCGATATTAAAGAGGGCTTTGAACGACGGGTACGGGAGGTGCTGGCATGA
- a CDS encoding ferric reductase-like transmembrane domain-containing protein, which translates to MRMKLWLQGIFWIFVYILLTAAPLLILLIGPVPEGREFWRELSAALGYAGLAMMAIQFALTARFKIVKAPYGADIVYHFHRQISFVALLLILAHPLLLFIYSPDTLQLLNPISAPWRARAGVIALLALIVMIAASVWRQRLKFEYTQWRIWHGILATLAVILAMTHVVLAGHYINTPIKQALWLSGSVFWVGMLAYVRIIKPILLLYYPYQVDSVKQERGKAWTLAVKPVGHAGMRFMPGQFAWLTAWSSPFSDREHPFSISSSASNPEKIEFTIKELGDFTSTIKEMEPGQKVYLDGPFGAFSVDRHPHAKGYNFIAGGIGITPFMSMLRTLKDRNDKRPLLLIYANNRWEDITFREGIEALQKSLNLKVVHVLANPPEGWQGERGFVTAEILERYLPEERQTNVYETFICGPPPMMDAIERTLPKLGISLGDFHSERFNLV; encoded by the coding sequence ATGAGAATGAAACTCTGGCTTCAAGGTATATTCTGGATATTTGTTTATATCCTTTTGACTGCTGCGCCTCTGCTGATTTTGCTCATTGGGCCGGTTCCGGAGGGACGTGAATTTTGGCGCGAACTATCGGCAGCGCTCGGTTACGCGGGATTGGCGATGATGGCGATTCAATTTGCCTTAACCGCGAGGTTCAAGATTGTCAAAGCTCCCTATGGAGCGGATATCGTTTATCACTTTCACCGTCAGATCTCCTTCGTCGCGCTGCTGCTGATCCTGGCCCATCCTCTCTTGTTGTTTATTTATTCACCAGACACTTTACAATTACTCAATCCTATCTCGGCTCCCTGGCGCGCTCGTGCGGGCGTGATAGCCCTACTTGCGTTAATCGTGATGATCGCAGCGTCCGTCTGGCGGCAACGTCTCAAGTTTGAGTATACCCAATGGCGCATTTGGCATGGAATCCTGGCAACACTTGCGGTGATCCTGGCGATGACTCATGTGGTCCTTGCGGGTCACTACATCAACACACCCATAAAGCAGGCATTATGGTTGAGTGGGAGCGTATTTTGGGTTGGCATGTTAGCTTACGTGCGGATTATCAAACCAATCTTGTTGTTGTACTATCCCTACCAGGTCGATTCTGTCAAACAAGAGCGCGGCAAGGCCTGGACCCTGGCGGTGAAACCGGTAGGACATGCAGGAATGCGCTTCATGCCCGGGCAGTTTGCCTGGCTAACCGCCTGGAGTTCGCCGTTTTCGGACCGTGAGCATCCCTTTTCGATTTCTTCAAGCGCATCAAACCCGGAGAAAATCGAGTTCACCATCAAGGAATTGGGTGATTTTACGAGTACCATCAAAGAGATGGAACCCGGGCAAAAGGTTTACCTGGATGGTCCTTTTGGAGCGTTCAGCGTTGACCGCCACCCGCATGCAAAAGGGTATAACTTCATTGCTGGAGGGATTGGGATTACGCCGTTCATGAGCATGTTACGAACCTTGAAAGATCGAAATGATAAGCGCCCCTTGCTCTTGATCTATGCCAATAACCGTTGGGAAGACATCACTTTTCGCGAGGGAATCGAAGCCCTTCAGAAATCCCTCAACCTTAAAGTGGTGCATGTATTGGCCAATCCCCCGGAAGGTTGGCAGGGCGAGCGTGGTTTCGTCACCGCGGAGATCTTAGAACGCTACCTGCCGGAGGAACGTCAAACGAATGTCTACGAAACCTTCATCTGTGGCCCGCCGCCAATGATGGATGCAATCGAAAGAACTTTGCCCAAATTAGGAATTTCGTTGGGTGATTTTCATTCGGAACGCTTCAACCTGGTATAG
- a CDS encoding cation:proton antiporter has protein sequence MNIIEVAFFIIIPILSLAMILAFVRVLRGPSLPDRVVGLDLLATLGVGIIAVYAVVANQPVFLDVAVVLALLAFLGTVAFAYYIQRRA, from the coding sequence ATGAATATCATTGAGGTGGCCTTTTTCATTATTATCCCCATCCTGAGTCTGGCTATGATTTTGGCCTTTGTGCGCGTATTGCGCGGCCCCAGCCTGCCCGACCGGGTGGTGGGGCTGGATTTGCTGGCCACGTTGGGGGTCGGCATCATCGCCGTTTACGCGGTGGTCGCCAACCAGCCGGTTTTTTTGGATGTAGCCGTAGTGCTGGCTTTGCTGGCGTTTTTGGGCACGGTGGCCTTTGCTTATTACATCCAAAGGAGGGCTTGA